A part of Myxococcus landrumus genomic DNA contains:
- a CDS encoding AgmX/PglI C-terminal domain-containing protein: MNFTCDNCQKRYSIADEKVRGKTVKVRCKNCQNVITVEGPAEEESTRVVSLADVERLRAQERSLAEPAANAAPAPVASSPALDKAPPAALQTPWDDEPTRAAPLRATGSPWFVMVRNKQEGPLDEGALRELVATGTISGRSFFWQQGMADWKRGADVPELAGLFAPVPAPEPPPPPPPVAEAPPARAAKSAPARREPEPQPSFPEPEQRFTPEPEPEPQLPPEEEPEAPAQRQWVPEEDPDTTYFGEPDPRSQPQSASRRGAAPAASAAPLNELFSDLDLPEKGDPDDGVPQEDPLAAARDEEDEAPPARTSSTRNAAKSGKSKKVSTKSGGGSKGKVVALVLLLLIVVPVGAAFALDVTGIMPLRVKTLDPSGQVVERSIFSGAGMAALSDQIAGKPAPVPAAKPPPAPAPDEQPAAPGQPVAGDGEAAAPSGEKAAPAEGGETEKPAPAAEGTEKQAAAPQAGEGTEAPAGEDEVGGPSDEEVERVVNEKQAAFRDCVAQELRRNPSFKGGNVTLTATVGTSGAVKATTFSRKDLNAAANPVGTCIRDQAKGMVFSSFKGEDVDLEIPIALSAR; encoded by the coding sequence TTGAACTTCACCTGCGACAATTGCCAGAAGCGGTACTCCATTGCGGACGAAAAAGTCCGCGGCAAAACGGTCAAGGTCCGTTGCAAGAACTGCCAGAACGTCATCACCGTCGAAGGACCCGCCGAAGAGGAAAGCACCCGCGTGGTGTCGCTCGCGGACGTGGAACGGCTGAGAGCGCAAGAGCGCTCGTTGGCCGAGCCCGCCGCGAACGCCGCACCTGCGCCGGTGGCGTCCTCGCCTGCCCTCGACAAGGCCCCTCCCGCGGCGCTCCAGACGCCCTGGGATGACGAGCCGACTCGTGCGGCACCACTGCGCGCCACGGGCTCACCGTGGTTCGTGATGGTGCGCAACAAGCAGGAGGGCCCGCTCGACGAAGGGGCGCTCCGGGAGCTCGTGGCCACGGGCACCATCAGCGGCCGGAGCTTCTTCTGGCAGCAGGGCATGGCGGACTGGAAGCGCGGCGCGGATGTGCCAGAGCTGGCCGGGCTGTTCGCCCCGGTTCCCGCGCCAGAGCCGCCTCCTCCGCCGCCTCCCGTGGCGGAAGCGCCTCCCGCGCGTGCCGCGAAGAGCGCGCCGGCCCGCCGTGAGCCGGAGCCTCAGCCGTCCTTCCCGGAGCCCGAGCAGCGCTTCACGCCGGAGCCGGAGCCCGAGCCCCAGTTGCCGCCCGAGGAGGAGCCCGAGGCTCCCGCTCAGCGCCAGTGGGTGCCCGAGGAGGACCCGGACACGACGTACTTCGGAGAGCCCGATCCTCGGAGCCAGCCGCAGTCCGCGTCGCGGCGAGGTGCAGCGCCCGCGGCGTCGGCGGCTCCGTTGAACGAGCTGTTCTCCGACCTGGACCTCCCCGAGAAGGGGGACCCGGACGACGGCGTGCCGCAGGAGGACCCACTGGCGGCAGCGCGTGATGAGGAGGACGAAGCTCCTCCGGCTCGTACGTCCTCGACGCGCAATGCGGCGAAGAGCGGCAAGAGCAAGAAGGTGAGCACGAAGAGTGGCGGAGGCTCGAAGGGGAAGGTCGTCGCCCTCGTGCTCTTGCTTCTCATCGTCGTCCCCGTGGGGGCCGCGTTCGCGTTGGACGTGACGGGCATCATGCCCCTGCGCGTGAAGACGTTGGACCCTTCGGGCCAGGTGGTGGAGCGCTCCATCTTCTCGGGCGCGGGGATGGCCGCGCTGAGCGACCAGATTGCTGGGAAGCCGGCGCCGGTTCCCGCGGCGAAGCCGCCGCCCGCGCCTGCCCCCGACGAGCAGCCCGCCGCGCCGGGCCAGCCCGTTGCCGGAGATGGTGAGGCCGCCGCGCCTTCCGGGGAGAAGGCCGCGCCCGCCGAGGGTGGCGAGACCGAGAAGCCGGCGCCCGCCGCCGAGGGCACGGAGAAGCAGGCCGCCGCGCCTCAGGCGGGTGAAGGCACCGAAGCGCCCGCGGGCGAGGACGAAGTGGGTGGGCCTTCGGACGAAGAAGTGGAGCGCGTGGTCAACGAGAAGCAGGCCGCGTTCCGCGACTGTGTCGCGCAGGAGCTTCGTCGCAATCCCTCGTTCAAGGGGGGCAACGTGACGCTCACCGCGACGGTGGGGACGTCGGGCGCGGTGAAGGCGACCACGTTCAGCCGCAAGGACCTGAACGCCGCCGCGAACCCCGTGGGCACCTGCATCCGGGACCAGGCGAAGGGCATGGTCTTCTCCAGCTTCAAGGGTGAGGACGTCGACCTGGAGATTCCCATCGCGCTCTCGGCGCGGTAA
- a CDS encoding DUF3006 domain-containing protein, with protein sequence MTKHTQPQAQQATLDRIEDDVAVLIVEGREVTRPLASLPAGVREGDVLDLETLTLNPEATEALREQVRAARQRAMKGKTPPPGDFDL encoded by the coding sequence ATGACGAAACACACCCAGCCCCAGGCACAGCAGGCCACGCTCGACCGCATCGAGGATGACGTCGCGGTGCTCATCGTGGAAGGGCGCGAGGTGACGCGGCCTCTCGCTTCGCTCCCTGCTGGAGTGCGCGAGGGCGACGTGCTCGACCTGGAGACGTTGACGCTCAATCCAGAAGCCACCGAGGCACTGCGAGAGCAGGTCCGCGCGGCCCGGCAGCGGGCGATGAAAGGGAAGACTCCGCCACCGGGAGACTTCGACCTCTAG
- a CDS encoding ComEC/Rec2 family competence protein, whose translation MSPRLLALLGTLWVLGACRDSKPEAAAPQATEAKRLFGTAPDGKLHIYFFDVGQGDAALIVSPKGTTVLVDAGPQSAAAHLVNRLPELLVRPLDLVILTHPHVDHHGALDAVLRRVGARQLMEPQVPGTPPAYDQMLTDISARQIQVVSPAPPTSTPNAPQRINLGDGVSLTILWPRAPAEPLLDAPETALEANSIVIRLSYGETSVLFMGDALAQTEEYLLAREVPLKSTLLKVGAHGLSGATTAPFLARVGARAAVISAGKGNAFGAPAPATLERMKAAHVQVFRTDVDGEVQVVSDGQSLVVSPQRLPRGTPTDTRYTHAGQGPTPEPDFWAAKPAPSKKAPEEPAAPPPETPAPQATPPVAAAKETKEAKEKAGAKKYTGPYVASRKRPLFHVPDCDGAKKIHAENLITYKTREEAARERRPAQDCNP comes from the coding sequence ATGAGCCCGCGCCTTCTCGCCCTGTTGGGAACCTTGTGGGTCCTGGGGGCCTGCCGGGATTCCAAGCCGGAAGCGGCCGCGCCGCAGGCCACCGAGGCCAAGCGCCTGTTCGGCACGGCGCCGGATGGAAAGCTGCACATCTACTTCTTCGACGTGGGCCAAGGCGATGCGGCCCTCATCGTCTCCCCCAAGGGAACCACGGTGCTGGTGGACGCGGGCCCCCAGAGCGCCGCCGCCCATCTGGTGAACCGCCTTCCGGAGCTGCTCGTCCGGCCGCTGGACCTGGTCATCCTCACGCACCCGCACGTGGACCACCACGGGGCGCTCGATGCCGTCCTCCGCCGGGTGGGGGCGCGCCAGCTCATGGAGCCCCAGGTCCCGGGGACGCCGCCCGCCTATGACCAGATGCTCACGGACATCAGCGCGCGACAGATTCAGGTCGTCTCCCCCGCCCCGCCCACCTCGACGCCCAACGCCCCCCAGCGCATCAACCTGGGCGACGGTGTGTCGCTGACCATCCTCTGGCCCCGCGCCCCCGCCGAGCCCCTGCTGGATGCGCCCGAGACGGCGCTCGAGGCCAACTCCATCGTCATCCGCCTGTCCTACGGCGAGACGTCGGTGCTCTTCATGGGGGACGCGCTCGCGCAGACGGAGGAGTACCTGCTGGCGCGGGAGGTTCCCCTCAAGTCCACGCTGCTCAAGGTCGGGGCCCATGGCCTCTCTGGCGCCACCACCGCGCCCTTCCTCGCGCGAGTGGGGGCACGCGCCGCCGTCATCTCCGCGGGCAAGGGCAACGCCTTTGGAGCCCCCGCCCCCGCCACGCTGGAGCGGATGAAGGCCGCCCACGTCCAGGTGTTCCGCACCGATGTGGATGGCGAGGTGCAGGTGGTCAGCGATGGCCAGTCGCTGGTCGTGTCACCCCAGCGCTTGCCTCGTGGGACGCCCACGGACACGCGCTACACGCACGCGGGCCAGGGCCCCACGCCGGAGCCGGACTTCTGGGCCGCGAAGCCCGCGCCCTCCAAGAAGGCACCTGAGGAACCGGCCGCGCCGCCTCCCGAGACGCCCGCGCCCCAGGCAACGCCCCCCGTCGCCGCGGCCAAGGAGACCAAGGAGGCCAAGGAGAAGGCCGGCGCGAAGAAGTACACCGGGCCCTATGTCGCCAGCCGGAAGCGGCCGCTGTTCCACGTTCCAGACTGCGACGGCGCGAAGAAGATCCACGCCGAGAACCTCATCACCTACAAGACGCGCGAAGAGGCCGCTCGCGAGCGGCGCCCTGCCCAGGACTGCAATCCATGA
- a CDS encoding ComEC/Rec2 family competence protein: protein MFRLRLYSLLVLLLAALPGFAASPPTPTPSALSQPLTVHFFDVGQGDAALVISPTGKTVLIDGGPPEARERLTARLKELVKGPLDLVILTHPHLDHLGGLVSAVRAVGARRFMDPGFDHPSEAYRDLLTFMGDTVSQVMTPEPSPSSAHGLLTIGLGEGVALTVFWPRMPKEPFLVGTRSDANSNSIVARLTYGKTAFLLVGDAEPDTEAALLQRSLNLTTTVLKVAHHGGKHSSTAAFLAAAKPQAAVISVGAKNDYGHPAPETLARLADVGAHVLRTDQEGEVVAASDGQSVTLRTHGGTGALLVLTGNVDPSPVTSAPATLTPVRPGRPGAAPPQPRGDNGGASPKAAPADSGTGPYVGLKGSKVFHRETCSTLKRSKSERTLYPNREAALRERRPAEDCHP, encoded by the coding sequence ATGTTCCGCCTCCGGCTGTACAGCCTCCTCGTCCTTCTGCTTGCCGCGCTGCCAGGCTTCGCCGCGAGCCCTCCCACTCCAACCCCTTCGGCCCTGAGCCAACCGCTCACGGTGCATTTCTTCGACGTGGGCCAAGGTGACGCGGCCCTTGTCATCTCGCCCACCGGCAAGACGGTGCTCATCGACGGAGGACCGCCCGAGGCTCGGGAGCGGCTCACCGCCCGGCTCAAGGAGCTGGTGAAGGGCCCCCTGGACCTGGTCATCCTCACCCATCCGCACCTCGACCATCTGGGCGGACTCGTCTCGGCGGTGCGCGCCGTGGGGGCCAGGCGGTTCATGGACCCGGGCTTCGACCATCCCAGTGAAGCCTACCGGGACCTGCTCACGTTCATGGGCGACACCGTGAGCCAGGTGATGACGCCCGAACCCAGCCCATCGAGTGCGCACGGCCTGCTCACCATCGGCCTGGGCGAAGGTGTTGCCCTCACCGTGTTCTGGCCGCGCATGCCCAAGGAGCCCTTCCTCGTGGGGACACGCTCGGACGCGAACTCCAACTCCATCGTCGCGCGACTGACGTATGGGAAGACGGCGTTCCTGCTCGTCGGAGACGCGGAGCCGGACACGGAGGCCGCGCTGCTCCAGCGCTCGCTGAACCTCACCACCACCGTGCTGAAGGTCGCCCATCACGGTGGCAAGCACTCCTCCACCGCCGCGTTCCTCGCCGCGGCGAAGCCTCAGGCCGCCGTCATCTCCGTGGGCGCGAAGAACGACTACGGGCACCCCGCACCGGAGACCCTCGCGCGACTGGCCGACGTCGGGGCGCATGTGCTGCGCACGGACCAGGAGGGTGAAGTGGTCGCCGCCAGCGATGGCCAGTCCGTCACGCTGCGGACCCATGGTGGCACGGGGGCGCTGCTGGTGCTCACCGGCAACGTGGACCCAAGCCCCGTGACTTCAGCCCCCGCCACCCTCACCCCTGTCCGCCCGGGACGTCCCGGAGCCGCCCCGCCGCAGCCGCGCGGCGACAACGGAGGCGCTTCTCCCAAAGCGGCCCCCGCCGACTCCGGCACGGGCCCGTATGTGGGGCTCAAGGGCAGCAAGGTGTTCCACCGCGAGACGTGCTCCACGCTGAAGCGTTCCAAGTCAGAACGCACGCTCTACCCGAACCGCGAAGCCGCCCTGCGCGAGCGACGCCCCGCAGAGGATTGTCACCCATGA
- the deoC gene encoding deoxyribose-phosphate aldolase, with the protein MSDSEDLFKFVEDIADQARRHLNGWKGAREAASTPPAPRPAMGRVDPASIRTAADLAPFIDHTLLKPEARAEDVVKLAEEARQHGFATVCVNSSHVATAAKVLAGSSTVPIAVVGFPLGAALSSAKAFEAREAIAAGAREIDMVVNIGALKSHDYALVQRDIAAVVEACGPVPVKVILETSQLNDEEKVIACVLSKAAGAAFVKTSTGFNGGGATAEDVALMRRVVGEDVGVKASGGIRSAEDAMKMVRAGANRLGASASVAIITGQVSTAKY; encoded by the coding sequence ATGTCCGACTCCGAGGACCTCTTCAAGTTCGTCGAGGACATCGCCGACCAGGCCCGCCGCCACCTGAATGGGTGGAAGGGTGCCCGGGAGGCGGCCTCCACTCCCCCCGCACCGCGTCCCGCGATGGGCCGCGTGGACCCGGCCTCCATCCGCACCGCCGCGGACCTGGCGCCATTCATCGACCACACGCTGCTCAAGCCCGAGGCGCGCGCCGAGGACGTGGTGAAGCTGGCCGAGGAGGCCCGTCAGCACGGCTTCGCGACGGTGTGCGTGAACAGCTCGCACGTGGCCACCGCGGCCAAGGTGCTGGCGGGCTCCTCCACCGTGCCCATCGCCGTGGTGGGCTTCCCCCTGGGTGCGGCGTTGTCGTCGGCCAAGGCGTTCGAGGCCCGCGAGGCCATTGCCGCCGGGGCGCGTGAAATCGACATGGTCGTCAACATCGGCGCGCTCAAGTCGCACGACTACGCGCTGGTGCAGCGGGATATCGCCGCCGTGGTGGAGGCGTGTGGCCCGGTGCCGGTGAAGGTCATCCTGGAGACGTCGCAGCTCAACGACGAGGAGAAGGTCATCGCCTGCGTGCTGTCGAAGGCCGCGGGCGCCGCGTTCGTGAAGACGTCCACGGGCTTCAACGGGGGCGGGGCGACGGCGGAGGACGTGGCGCTGATGCGCAGGGTGGTGGGCGAGGACGTGGGCGTGAAGGCGTCCGGCGGCATCCGCTCCGCCGAGGACGCGATGAAGATGGTGCGTGCGGGCGCCAACCGCCTGGGGGCGTCCGCGTCGGTGGCGATCATCACCGGGCAGGTCTCCACCGCGAAGTACTGA
- a CDS encoding TraR/DksA family transcriptional regulator produces MNAKQRDELKGLLLALHSELTEKAPARIEPNRTDDARIGGDEDEQPLNEMMQAIASNRNRNQDGVLARVLKALAKLRDDPDSFGECEECGDEVPLGRLRAMPYAELCVTCQGGKDAPKGRATRRKLTDYT; encoded by the coding sequence ATGAACGCCAAACAGCGAGACGAGCTCAAGGGGCTGCTCCTGGCGCTGCATTCCGAGCTGACGGAGAAGGCGCCCGCGAGAATCGAACCCAACCGCACCGATGACGCGCGCATCGGCGGCGACGAGGACGAGCAACCCCTCAACGAGATGATGCAGGCCATCGCCTCCAACCGGAACCGGAACCAGGATGGCGTCCTGGCCCGCGTGCTCAAGGCGCTGGCGAAGCTGCGCGATGACCCGGACTCCTTCGGCGAGTGCGAGGAGTGCGGGGACGAAGTTCCGCTCGGCCGGCTGCGCGCCATGCCCTACGCGGAGCTGTGCGTGACGTGCCAGGGCGGCAAGGACGCGCCGAAGGGCCGCGCCACGCGCCGCAAGCTCACGGACTACACCTGA
- a CDS encoding phospho-sugar mutase, with protein sequence MNDTGLRERAEAWRQSDPDPATAEELARLLAQGDMAELADRFSGDLEFGTAGLRGVLGAGPNRMNRAVVRRTSAGLARYLKEHVPDATTRGVVVGRDARRLSAELAEDTATVLAAEGIPAHVFPLPVPTPLTAYACLHLGAAAAIMVTASHNPPEYNGYKVYWGNGAQIIPPHDTGIAAAIATVEPANRVPLLTVAQAREKGLWRDIPDALGEDYLLAILGLRVYKRGSDTLSIVYTAMHGVGGVWAERALREAGFPRFTPVAEQHMPDGRFPTVRFPNPEEPGAMDLSRATAERVKADLVLANDPDADRLAVMAREAGGGLRMLTGNEVGVLLGHYLLTQSTQRARPHVVTTIVSSTQLGDIARSLGAAYDEVLTGFKWIANRALERERTEGTQFVFGYEEALGYTAGTVTRDKDGVGAALVMADLAAWCESRGTTVLGYLEEIQRRHGLYVGAQRNVTLPGSAGAQAIRGIMDAFRARPPSHIGGEAVRAVLDYQRGVQGLPPSNVLALELEGGGRVTLRPSGTEPKIKYYFERKETPAQGEPLARARERAETRLVAFIDAFIALARERGQPT encoded by the coding sequence ATGAACGACACCGGACTGAGAGAGCGAGCGGAGGCGTGGCGCCAGTCGGACCCGGACCCCGCGACCGCCGAGGAGCTGGCGCGGCTGCTGGCCCAGGGCGACATGGCGGAGCTGGCGGACCGCTTCTCGGGTGACCTGGAGTTCGGCACCGCGGGCCTGCGGGGCGTGCTGGGCGCGGGGCCCAACCGGATGAACCGCGCCGTCGTGCGGCGCACGAGCGCGGGGCTGGCTCGCTACCTCAAGGAACACGTGCCGGACGCCACCACGCGCGGAGTGGTGGTGGGCCGAGATGCGCGTCGCCTGAGCGCGGAGCTGGCGGAGGACACCGCCACGGTGCTCGCCGCCGAGGGCATCCCCGCCCACGTCTTCCCGCTGCCCGTCCCCACGCCGCTCACCGCCTACGCGTGCCTCCACCTGGGCGCCGCCGCGGCCATCATGGTGACCGCCAGCCACAATCCACCCGAGTACAACGGTTACAAGGTGTACTGGGGCAACGGCGCTCAAATCATCCCGCCGCACGACACGGGCATCGCTGCCGCCATCGCGACGGTGGAGCCCGCCAACCGCGTGCCGCTCCTGACGGTGGCGCAGGCCCGCGAGAAGGGGCTGTGGCGAGACATCCCCGACGCGTTGGGCGAGGACTACCTGCTCGCCATCCTGGGGCTGCGCGTGTACAAGCGGGGCTCCGACACGCTGTCCATCGTCTACACGGCGATGCACGGAGTGGGCGGCGTCTGGGCGGAGCGAGCCCTGCGCGAGGCGGGCTTCCCGCGCTTCACGCCCGTGGCCGAGCAGCACATGCCGGACGGGCGCTTCCCCACCGTGCGCTTCCCCAACCCGGAGGAGCCCGGCGCGATGGACCTGTCGCGCGCCACCGCCGAGCGCGTGAAGGCGGACCTGGTGCTGGCCAATGACCCGGACGCGGACCGGCTGGCCGTCATGGCGCGCGAGGCGGGTGGCGGCCTTCGCATGCTCACCGGCAACGAGGTGGGCGTGCTCCTGGGCCACTACCTGCTGACCCAGTCCACGCAGCGCGCGCGGCCGCACGTCGTCACCACCATCGTGTCGTCGACGCAGCTGGGGGACATCGCCCGCTCGCTGGGCGCCGCGTATGACGAGGTGCTCACGGGCTTCAAGTGGATCGCCAACCGCGCGCTCGAGCGCGAGCGCACCGAGGGCACCCAGTTCGTCTTCGGCTACGAGGAGGCACTCGGCTACACCGCCGGCACCGTGACGCGGGACAAGGACGGCGTGGGCGCGGCGCTCGTCATGGCGGACCTGGCCGCGTGGTGCGAGTCGCGTGGCACCACCGTGTTGGGCTACCTGGAGGAGATTCAGCGCCGCCACGGCCTCTACGTGGGCGCGCAGCGCAACGTCACGTTGCCGGGTTCCGCGGGCGCCCAGGCCATCCGCGGCATCATGGACGCCTTCCGCGCCCGTCCGCCCTCACACATCGGCGGCGAGGCGGTGCGGGCCGTGCTGGACTACCAGCGCGGTGTGCAGGGCCTGCCTCCGTCCAACGTGCTGGCCCTCGAGCTGGAGGGCGGTGGCCGCGTGACGCTGCGCCCGTCCGGCACCGAGCCGAAAATCAAATACTACTTCGAGCGGAAGGAGACGCCCGCTCAAGGCGAGCCCCTGGCCCGCGCCCGTGAGCGCGCGGAGACCCGGCTGGTGGCCTTCATCGATGCCTTCATCGCGCTCGCTCGTGAGCGCGGACAACCCACCTGA
- a CDS encoding sensor histidine kinase, which translates to MLETTGTTETYRPRVLAVDVESEGMERLCSILAPAGYDVLPARGAEARQAADLVLLDVKQPGTDGLAAYRRLQAELGVPSVPVLMLTRRADRQLRRQVLEAGVDDVLTTEPLDPLELKVRVHTLLELKAHRERGGERAEELLDPRARWVEMERLARVGTLAADVAQNLDHISAGLQQALGHVRERAKQGLPPDAEELKKLGVAGEQMRLYGQHLLSLGPTNPKDIQRFDLRDLVPGVVERMRGNGRLGSAELTVVLPEDPIAVVFNRRQLEQVLVELLANAAQAVEDVMDRPHRIHVGVEMPDMFGDFGPRLFVKDTGIGIFEDELQAVFEPYYTTKPPEKGAGLGLTVARALVESMGGKLTVQSRVNLGSSFTVELPEQTSSW; encoded by the coding sequence ATGCTGGAGACGACGGGAACGACCGAGACGTACCGCCCCCGCGTGTTGGCGGTGGACGTGGAATCCGAGGGCATGGAGCGGCTGTGCTCCATCCTGGCCCCGGCGGGCTACGACGTGCTGCCCGCGCGTGGCGCGGAGGCGCGCCAGGCCGCGGACCTCGTATTGCTGGACGTGAAGCAGCCGGGGACAGATGGGCTGGCGGCATACCGCAGGCTCCAGGCGGAGCTGGGCGTGCCGTCGGTGCCCGTGCTGATGCTCACCCGCCGGGCGGACCGTCAGCTGCGGCGCCAGGTGCTGGAGGCGGGCGTCGACGACGTGCTGACCACCGAGCCGCTTGATCCGCTGGAGCTCAAGGTCCGCGTGCACACGCTGCTGGAGCTCAAGGCCCACCGCGAGCGCGGAGGCGAGCGCGCCGAGGAGCTGCTGGACCCGCGTGCCCGCTGGGTCGAGATGGAGCGGCTGGCGCGCGTGGGCACGCTGGCGGCGGACGTCGCCCAGAACCTGGACCACATCAGCGCGGGCCTCCAGCAGGCGCTGGGGCATGTGCGCGAGCGCGCCAAGCAGGGCCTGCCGCCGGACGCGGAAGAGCTCAAGAAGCTGGGCGTGGCCGGGGAGCAGATGCGGCTGTACGGCCAGCACCTGCTCTCGCTAGGCCCCACCAACCCCAAGGACATCCAGCGCTTCGACCTGCGCGACCTGGTGCCGGGCGTGGTGGAGCGAATGCGCGGCAACGGCCGGCTGGGCTCCGCCGAGCTGACGGTGGTGCTGCCCGAGGACCCCATCGCGGTGGTGTTCAACCGCCGCCAGTTGGAGCAGGTGCTGGTGGAGCTGCTCGCCAACGCGGCGCAGGCGGTGGAGGACGTGATGGACCGGCCGCACCGGATTCACGTGGGCGTGGAGATGCCGGACATGTTCGGGGATTTCGGCCCGCGCCTGTTCGTGAAGGACACGGGCATCGGCATCTTCGAGGACGAGCTGCAGGCCGTCTTCGAGCCCTACTACACGACGAAGCCGCCGGAGAAGGGCGCCGGACTGGGCCTCACCGTCGCTCGCGCCCTGGTGGAGTCCATGGGCGGCAAGCTGACGGTGCAGAGCCGGGTCAACCTGGGCAGCTCCTTCACGGTGGAGCTGCCCGAGCAGACGTCGTCCTGGTAG
- a CDS encoding ABC transporter permease, giving the protein MLEIIHRLLFATLDAAPALVFAALGAVLSERAGVVAVGMEGMMRTGAFCAAVAALVMPTPLAVGMGMLAGAGLAAVHGFLCIRWRSDQVVSGIALNLVALAGGTFLLETHFGPNGTPPIQQLSTWELPGLSSVPVLGALSGHAAPTYLALVLPLLLQAMLTRTPLGLRLRAVGDKPHAVATLGLSVPALRWGAVLGSGLLAGLGGAVLSTTVLDRFEQHTPAGLGFMALAAMVFGRWTPMGAFLAAAFFAFGNALRIGLASSSPALLDLVPQGVLLALPYVLTLLVLTLQGQRNSTPAALGVPYEQESR; this is encoded by the coding sequence ATGCTTGAAATCATCCACCGGCTCCTCTTCGCCACGCTGGACGCAGCCCCCGCCCTCGTCTTCGCCGCCCTGGGCGCGGTGCTCTCCGAGCGCGCGGGCGTGGTGGCCGTCGGCATGGAAGGGATGATGCGCACGGGCGCCTTCTGCGCCGCGGTGGCCGCGCTCGTCATGCCCACGCCCCTCGCGGTGGGCATGGGCATGCTCGCGGGCGCCGGGCTGGCCGCGGTGCATGGCTTCCTGTGCATCCGCTGGCGCTCGGACCAGGTGGTGTCCGGCATCGCGCTCAACCTGGTGGCCCTGGCCGGAGGCACCTTCCTCCTGGAGACGCACTTCGGGCCCAACGGAACGCCGCCCATCCAACAGCTCAGCACGTGGGAGCTGCCGGGCCTGTCCTCCGTGCCGGTGCTCGGCGCGCTCTCCGGCCATGCCGCGCCCACCTACCTGGCACTTGTCCTTCCGTTGCTGTTGCAAGCCATGCTGACCCGCACGCCCCTGGGCCTGCGCCTGCGCGCGGTGGGCGACAAGCCCCACGCGGTGGCCACCCTCGGGCTCTCCGTCCCCGCCCTGCGGTGGGGCGCGGTGTTGGGCAGCGGACTGCTCGCGGGCCTGGGCGGCGCGGTGCTCTCCACCACGGTGCTGGACCGCTTCGAGCAACACACCCCCGCGGGACTGGGCTTCATGGCCCTGGCCGCCATGGTGTTCGGCCGGTGGACGCCCATGGGCGCCTTCCTCGCGGCGGCCTTCTTCGCCTTCGGCAACGCGCTGCGAATCGGCCTGGCCTCCAGTTCGCCAGCCCTCCTGGACCTCGTCCCCCAGGGCGTCTTGCTGGCCCTGCCCTACGTCCTCACCCTCCTCGTCCTCACCCTCCAAGGGCAGCGCAACAGCACCCCCGCCGCACTCGGGGTGCCATACGAGCAAGAGTCCCGCTGA
- a CDS encoding ABC transporter permease: protein MGERTRQALPSVLSVLLSLVVCWLLIALSRDTEGFTTATAAYLQMLWGGVGDWPRYLEGAAATVLTRPLGEAAMKAALLTFTGLSVAVAFKVGLFNIGAQGQMILGALAAAVVGAHVALPAPLHIPAALLGAALAGGAWAGIAAALRLYRGVHEVISTIMLNWVALRLVDNWLVVGPLRGVAEAGASITGTAEIHPTAQLPRLLGDVSRLNLGFVLAVLAAVAVWAWLTRTRSGFETRAVGLGDEAARAAGIPVARRAGFAMTLAGALAGLAGAVLVLGTEGRYPGTLGAPYGFDGIAIALIGNNHPLGVGAAALFFGVLRAGGTRMQLLDVHKSFPELIQGLALLFVAGRLIWLAVLRKRNAPAPVPAAPPAPAAQVPHA, encoded by the coding sequence ATGGGTGAGCGCACGAGGCAGGCCCTGCCATCGGTGCTGTCGGTGTTGTTGTCGCTGGTGGTGTGCTGGCTGCTCATCGCCCTGTCGCGAGACACGGAAGGCTTCACCACCGCCACCGCGGCCTATCTCCAGATGCTCTGGGGCGGCGTGGGCGACTGGCCGCGCTACCTGGAAGGCGCCGCCGCCACCGTCCTCACCCGCCCCCTGGGCGAGGCCGCGATGAAGGCCGCGCTGCTCACCTTCACCGGACTGTCTGTCGCGGTGGCCTTCAAGGTGGGCCTATTCAACATCGGCGCACAGGGGCAGATGATTCTGGGCGCGCTCGCGGCCGCGGTGGTGGGCGCGCATGTCGCGCTGCCCGCGCCGCTGCACATCCCGGCGGCGCTGCTGGGCGCGGCGCTGGCCGGTGGCGCGTGGGCGGGAATCGCCGCCGCGCTGCGGCTCTACCGGGGCGTGCACGAGGTCATCTCCACCATCATGCTCAACTGGGTGGCGCTGCGGCTGGTGGACAACTGGCTCGTCGTGGGTCCGCTGCGCGGTGTCGCGGAGGCGGGCGCCTCCATCACCGGCACCGCCGAAATCCACCCCACCGCGCAGCTCCCCAGGCTCCTCGGTGATGTGTCGCGCCTCAACCTGGGCTTCGTCCTGGCCGTGCTCGCCGCCGTCGCGGTCTGGGCGTGGCTGACGCGCACCCGCTCGGGCTTCGAGACGCGCGCGGTGGGCCTGGGTGACGAGGCCGCTCGCGCCGCCGGCATCCCCGTGGCACGACGCGCGGGGTTCGCCATGACGCTGGCCGGTGCGCTCGCGGGTCTCGCGGGCGCGGTGCTCGTGCTGGGCACCGAGGGACGCTACCCGGGCACGCTGGGCGCGCCCTACGGCTTCGACGGCATCGCCATCGCGCTCATCGGCAACAACCACCCGCTGGGCGTGGGCGCCGCGGCCCTCTTCTTCGGCGTGCTGCGCGCGGGTGGCACTCGCATGCAGCTGCTCGACGTGCACAAGAGCTTCCCCGAGCTCATCCAGGGCCTGGCGCTGCTCTTCGTCGCCGGCCGCCTCATCTGGCTGGCGGTGCTGCGCAAGAGGAACGCGCCCGCCCCCGTGCCAGCCGCGCCCCCTGCCCCGGCCGCGCAGGTGCCCCATGCTTGA